A part of Halodesulfovibrio marinisediminis DSM 17456 genomic DNA contains:
- a CDS encoding molybdopterin biosynthesis protein — MTASKRNVYLKTIPLTEAVAKTQAALDREMLLRSEIVPTHEAAGRVLSEAVFAEYSSPTFHSAAMDGIAVTAKETFTAREGAPLRLTKDESYEPVNTGNPLPEGRDAVIMIENVISVDENTVEIETPAFPWQHVRRIGEDIVATELLFPQNQQISPYDIGALLSAGIWEVRVWEKVHVCIIPTGDEVLDFEKRPEPKPGQVIESNSQVLGAMARNLDCIVDRIPPVPDVPELLEKTVAEKLNDPYHLVIICAGSSAGSKDFTRATIAKLGEVVVHGVAAMPGKPSLLGVCKGKLVAGAPGYPVSAVVCFEELLTPLISWISRKPVPARPVVDAELTRKVPSKLGVEEFLRLSVGKVGDKYVATPLARGAGCITTMSRAQGVGRIPAQAEGIDQNSIVHTELLVEEKRLDEVLVTVGSHDNTLDILSDELMGLDTPMRLASSHVGSMGGILAIKNGSCHLAGAHLFDPETNDYNFPFIKKYLPDTDITLVNLAIRHQGFIVPKGNPKNIQSIKDIADGSIRFLNRQRGAGTRILFDYHLKEANISPASVTGYDKEEFTHMAVAVNVLTGAVDTGLGIFAAAKALDLDFVPLARERYDLIIPTAYLETPQVQAVLNLLQSPTFKARIEALGGYETSLTGTIMEPGIGLGE; from the coding sequence ATGACTGCATCGAAACGAAACGTATATCTTAAAACAATCCCGCTGACTGAAGCTGTGGCTAAAACGCAAGCTGCGCTCGACAGAGAAATGCTTTTACGAAGTGAAATTGTGCCGACACACGAAGCTGCCGGACGCGTCTTGTCTGAAGCAGTATTTGCAGAATATTCCTCGCCGACATTTCATAGCGCAGCAATGGACGGAATTGCTGTAACTGCCAAAGAGACCTTCACCGCCCGTGAAGGGGCACCATTACGCCTTACAAAAGACGAATCATACGAGCCTGTGAACACAGGTAACCCACTTCCGGAAGGACGTGACGCCGTCATTATGATCGAAAACGTCATCTCTGTTGATGAAAACACCGTTGAGATCGAAACTCCGGCTTTTCCGTGGCAGCATGTGCGCCGCATCGGGGAAGATATTGTTGCAACGGAGCTGCTTTTTCCGCAAAACCAACAGATTTCACCGTACGATATCGGCGCGTTATTGAGCGCTGGGATCTGGGAAGTACGTGTATGGGAAAAAGTACACGTATGCATCATCCCGACTGGTGATGAGGTACTTGATTTTGAAAAACGTCCAGAGCCTAAACCGGGTCAAGTAATCGAGAGCAATTCGCAGGTGCTTGGTGCCATGGCACGCAATCTTGACTGCATTGTAGATCGCATTCCGCCTGTACCAGACGTGCCTGAACTGCTGGAAAAAACTGTCGCAGAAAAACTTAACGACCCATACCATCTCGTCATTATCTGTGCGGGTTCATCTGCTGGCTCTAAGGACTTCACCCGTGCGACTATCGCCAAACTTGGTGAAGTAGTTGTTCATGGCGTCGCCGCAATGCCGGGCAAGCCATCTCTGCTGGGTGTCTGCAAAGGCAAGCTCGTTGCCGGCGCACCGGGCTACCCTGTAAGTGCTGTTGTATGTTTTGAAGAACTGCTTACTCCACTCATTTCATGGATCAGCCGCAAGCCGGTTCCTGCCAGACCTGTGGTTGACGCAGAGCTTACCCGAAAGGTCCCTTCAAAGCTTGGTGTTGAGGAATTCCTGCGCCTTTCTGTGGGTAAAGTTGGGGACAAGTATGTAGCTACTCCGCTCGCACGCGGTGCCGGTTGCATCACTACAATGTCCCGGGCTCAGGGTGTAGGCCGCATTCCTGCCCAAGCTGAAGGCATTGATCAGAACTCCATTGTACATACGGAACTTCTCGTAGAAGAAAAGCGCCTCGATGAAGTGCTTGTTACCGTAGGTAGTCATGACAACACTCTTGATATTTTGTCTGACGAACTTATGGGGCTGGACACACCAATGCGCCTTGCTTCCAGCCACGTTGGTTCCATGGGCGGTATTCTTGCCATTAAAAATGGTTCCTGCCACTTGGCAGGTGCACATCTGTTTGATCCGGAAACCAATGACTACAACTTCCCGTTCATTAAAAAGTACCTTCCGGATACTGACATTACCCTCGTAAACCTTGCTATTCGCCATCAGGGATTCATTGTCCCTAAAGGAAACCCGAAAAACATTCAGTCTATTAAAGACATTGCAGACGGTTCCATCCGTTTCCTCAACAGACAGCGCGGCGCTGGAACTCGTATTCTTTTTGATTATCATCTGAAAGAAGCCAATATTTCTCCTGCATCTGTGACCGGGTATGATAAAGAAGAGTTTACGCACATGGCAGTAGCCGTGAACGTGCTTACTGGTGCTGTTGATACCGGACTTGGTATCTTTGCAGCTGCCAAAGCGCTTGATCTGGATTTTGTACCGCTTGCACGCGAACGATACGACCTCATTATCCCGACTGCATACTTAGAAACTCCGCAGGTACAAGCAGTTCTTAATTTGCTACAATCTCCAACATTCAAAGCACGTATTGAAGCACTAGGCGGATACGAGACTTCTTTGACAGGAACTATTATGGAGCCGGGAATCGGCCTTGGAGAATAA
- a CDS encoding universal stress protein, giving the protein MEIKKILLPVDGSDYSLNAAAEAIYLSKEFSAEIILLYCSETFQNLKQFKDFSKESLEIANQVLAPVREMMEEAGAHYLEHVIDSSPSEEIPRMAEREKVDLIVMAPRGTNPLASILLGSVTTRVLKQAPCNVLVVHARS; this is encoded by the coding sequence ATGGAAATAAAGAAGATTTTGTTACCGGTAGATGGGTCGGATTATTCTCTCAATGCTGCTGCAGAAGCTATTTATCTGTCAAAAGAATTCAGCGCAGAAATAATATTGCTCTATTGCAGCGAGACCTTCCAAAATTTGAAGCAGTTTAAAGACTTTTCCAAGGAGTCTTTAGAAATTGCAAACCAGGTATTAGCACCCGTGCGTGAGATGATGGAAGAAGCAGGGGCTCATTATCTTGAACATGTTATTGATAGTTCACCGAGTGAAGAGATTCCACGCATGGCGGAAAGGGAAAAAGTGGATTTGATTGTTATGGCTCCACGTGGAACCAACCCCCTTGCGTCTATCTTGCTTGGCAGCGTAACAACGCGTGTGCTTAAGCAGGCACCGTGTAATGTACTTGTAGTTCATGCAAGGTCATAA
- a CDS encoding Na/Pi symporter, giving the protein MPNMTYSPEVTHEASSVTDSEKLNLKAIGRWVAVAALVYCMLLAVGMIGAGFKTATAGQAKSLFAFASNPFLGLIIGTVCTALIQSSSTVTSIIVGLVAGGLPVSLAIPMVMGANIGTTITNTIVSAGHMRCSTEFKRAFSAATVHDFFNLMAVAIFLPLEMFTGFLEKSSYAIASMLAGGSSMSMKGMNFIKPITKPIIGQLKGMLGVFSPEVQGVILALLGVGLIFCAITMMGKLLKKLMVGRAKNMLHAAIGRGPIAGITSGMIVTVLVQSSSTTTSLMIPLVGSGIFSMRQIYPFTLGSNIGTCITALLAATAVIGGNSMFALQIAFVHLLFNIAGVLVIFCLPFMREIPPRCAEWLADYAGRKKRYAACYVLGVFFLLPATFIMLAQ; this is encoded by the coding sequence ATGCCTAACATGACTTACTCTCCAGAAGTGACGCACGAAGCGTCTTCTGTGACAGACTCTGAAAAGCTTAATCTTAAAGCCATTGGCCGTTGGGTTGCCGTTGCGGCCCTTGTATACTGTATGCTGCTTGCCGTTGGCATGATTGGTGCCGGCTTTAAAACTGCTACAGCAGGCCAAGCAAAATCATTATTTGCTTTCGCATCCAATCCGTTCCTCGGACTTATTATCGGTACTGTATGTACCGCACTTATTCAGTCTTCAAGTACAGTTACCTCTATTATCGTTGGGCTTGTTGCCGGTGGTCTTCCGGTATCATTAGCAATTCCGATGGTAATGGGGGCAAATATTGGTACTACAATTACAAATACTATCGTCAGCGCTGGCCACATGCGTTGCAGCACTGAATTTAAGCGCGCTTTTTCCGCAGCTACCGTACATGACTTTTTCAACCTGATGGCAGTTGCAATCTTCTTGCCGCTTGAAATGTTTACTGGCTTCCTTGAAAAGTCCAGTTATGCAATCGCCTCTATGCTTGCAGGCGGAAGCTCTATGAGCATGAAAGGCATGAACTTCATCAAGCCTATTACCAAGCCAATTATCGGGCAGCTTAAAGGTATGCTTGGCGTATTCTCCCCTGAAGTTCAGGGGGTTATTCTTGCTCTACTTGGGGTCGGTCTTATTTTCTGCGCTATCACAATGATGGGCAAGCTACTCAAAAAGCTCATGGTAGGCCGCGCTAAAAACATGCTGCACGCGGCAATTGGTCGCGGACCGATTGCTGGCATCACTTCCGGTATGATTGTTACTGTTCTTGTTCAATCTTCTTCTACCACAACCAGTCTTATGATTCCGCTTGTAGGCTCCGGCATCTTTAGCATGCGTCAAATTTACCCGTTCACTCTCGGAAGCAACATCGGCACTTGTATTACTGCCCTTCTTGCTGCAACTGCTGTAATTGGTGGCAACAGCATGTTTGCCCTACAAATTGCCTTTGTTCATCTGCTCTTTAACATTGCCGGCGTGCTGGTTATCTTCTGCCTTCCATTCATGCGTGAAATCCCACCACGCTGTGCTGAATGGCTTGCTGACTACGCAGGACGCAAAAAGCGCTATGCAGCTTGTTATGTTCTAGGTGTATTCTTCTTACTCCCTGCTACATTCATCATGCTTGCACAGTAG
- a CDS encoding nitroreductase family protein yields the protein MLNFIVDNEKCVQCNQCVTDCPASIIRFESGVPAIAPSREDRCLKCMHCLAVCPTAAVSILNVTPEDCLPLKGNMPSDHQLETLMKGRRSVRRFKQENVEKDLIDRLITLSANAPTAKNAMQLQFSVVDDLDVMRKISKHTYKLVAEAVADHRVPEEMSHFRALSRAYAEGFDIVFRKAPHMLVVSSPTTGSSPMIDVGIALTHFDLAATNAGLGSLWCGFAMQAFTHFVPEYKEILGIPEDHNAAYSIMFGKPAVKYYRAVDRRFQAIHRVKF from the coding sequence ATGTTAAACTTTATTGTTGATAACGAGAAGTGTGTTCAGTGCAACCAGTGTGTAACAGACTGTCCGGCATCAATTATTCGCTTTGAGAGTGGAGTGCCAGCCATCGCTCCCTCACGTGAAGACCGTTGTCTTAAATGTATGCATTGTCTTGCGGTATGCCCAACAGCTGCTGTGTCTATATTAAATGTTACTCCTGAGGACTGTCTTCCGCTTAAAGGAAACATGCCTTCAGATCATCAGCTCGAGACCCTCATGAAAGGTCGCCGTTCTGTTCGCCGGTTTAAGCAGGAAAATGTTGAGAAAGACCTCATCGACAGACTCATTACTCTTTCTGCTAATGCGCCAACTGCGAAGAATGCCATGCAGCTTCAATTCTCCGTTGTGGATGACTTGGACGTAATGCGGAAAATTTCAAAGCATACATACAAGCTTGTTGCAGAAGCTGTGGCAGACCATCGGGTTCCAGAAGAGATGTCACACTTCCGTGCACTTAGTCGAGCCTATGCAGAAGGCTTTGATATTGTCTTTAGAAAAGCTCCGCATATGCTTGTTGTGTCTTCACCGACAACTGGCTCTTCACCAATGATCGATGTTGGTATTGCGCTTACGCATTTTGATTTAGCTGCAACGAATGCAGGACTCGGTAGCTTATGGTGTGGGTTTGCCATGCAGGCTTTCACACATTTTGTACCTGAGTACAAAGAGATTCTTGGTATTCCGGAGGATCATAACGCTGCATACTCTATTATGTTCGGAAAGCCTGCCGTTAAATATTATCGTGCTGTGGATCGTAGATTCCAAGCAATCCATCGTGTAAAGTTTTAG
- a CDS encoding Na+/H+ antiporter NhaC family protein: protein MRLRHLLLLLSAVGILFITAPAFAADSSKGAANSQLFGFWTLVPPLVAIILAFISRNVVLSLFLGVFSGAMMLETTGFDFYHGVIGSFHRVSNEILGSLADSWNAGIVLQCLAIGGLIAVVSKMGGTLAVAEALAKKAKGPRSAQFFTWLMGLVIFFDDYANSLTVGPIMRPVTDRMRISREKLAFIIDATAAPIAGIALISTWVAYEVGLIKDGFEQIGIQMNAYGAFVETIPYRFYNIFILFFVLAGIMMLREFGPMLKAEERARKYGKVLGDEATPMASEETTQLEPGPHVVPSIWNAIIPIGTLIVAAFLGFYFNGLGAIDNAELLAQIHEAPLSFTAIRECFGASDASVVLFQAALLAGIVAMGMGIFKKIFSIEEAVTTWVLGIKSMNITAVILLLAWSLSGIIKELGTALWLVSVLSDTLPAFLLPSIIFILGSVISFATGTSYGTMGILMPLAIPLAWAINPDQSYLLLNVGSVLTGAIFGDHCSPISDTTILSSMGSACDHIDHVRTQLIYAIAVGAVSILFGFLPAGLGLSPMITLPVGLAAVVGMLYLFGKRLPDAS from the coding sequence ATGAGACTTAGGCATTTATTGCTGCTGCTTTCCGCAGTAGGTATTCTTTTTATTACAGCACCTGCATTCGCTGCTGACTCAAGTAAAGGCGCTGCAAACTCACAACTTTTTGGATTCTGGACACTTGTTCCGCCGCTGGTAGCAATTATCCTTGCATTTATCAGCCGTAACGTTGTGCTGTCCTTGTTCCTTGGTGTATTCTCCGGCGCAATGATGCTGGAAACAACCGGCTTTGATTTTTATCATGGTGTGATTGGTTCTTTCCACCGTGTTTCCAACGAAATCCTCGGGTCACTGGCTGACTCATGGAACGCTGGTATCGTACTCCAGTGTCTTGCAATCGGTGGCCTTATTGCAGTTGTATCCAAAATGGGTGGTACTCTTGCAGTAGCAGAAGCGCTTGCGAAAAAAGCAAAAGGCCCACGTAGCGCCCAGTTCTTCACTTGGCTCATGGGTCTGGTTATCTTCTTCGATGACTACGCAAACTCACTTACCGTTGGTCCTATCATGCGTCCGGTAACTGACCGCATGCGTATTTCCCGCGAGAAACTGGCATTCATCATTGATGCTACCGCAGCGCCTATCGCTGGTATCGCACTTATTTCCACATGGGTTGCATACGAAGTAGGTCTTATCAAAGACGGTTTCGAGCAGATTGGTATCCAAATGAACGCATACGGCGCATTTGTTGAGACCATCCCATACCGTTTCTACAATATCTTTATTCTGTTCTTCGTACTCGCCGGCATCATGATGCTCCGCGAATTCGGCCCAATGCTGAAAGCAGAAGAACGCGCACGCAAGTACGGCAAAGTACTTGGCGATGAAGCTACTCCAATGGCTTCTGAAGAAACAACTCAACTCGAGCCTGGTCCTCACGTTGTTCCTTCCATCTGGAATGCAATTATCCCAATCGGTACCCTTATCGTTGCAGCTTTCCTTGGCTTCTACTTCAACGGCCTTGGTGCTATTGATAACGCAGAACTGCTCGCTCAAATCCACGAAGCTCCATTAAGCTTCACCGCAATCCGCGAATGCTTTGGTGCGTCCGACGCTTCCGTTGTACTGTTCCAGGCAGCATTGCTTGCCGGTATCGTTGCAATGGGCATGGGTATCTTCAAAAAAATCTTCAGCATCGAAGAAGCAGTTACAACATGGGTTCTTGGTATTAAATCCATGAACATCACCGCAGTTATCCTGCTTCTCGCATGGTCCCTTTCTGGTATCATTAAAGAACTCGGTACTGCGCTGTGGCTAGTAAGCGTGCTGTCTGACACACTGCCAGCATTCCTGCTGCCATCTATCATCTTCATTCTTGGTTCTGTCATTTCTTTTGCAACAGGAACCTCTTACGGCACAATGGGTATCCTCATGCCACTGGCAATCCCACTTGCATGGGCTATCAACCCCGATCAGTCCTACCTGCTCCTCAACGTAGGTTCAGTTCTTACTGGTGCTATCTTCGGTGACCACTGCTCACCTATCTCAGATACCACTATCCTGTCCTCCATGGGTTCCGCGTGTGACCATATCGACCACGTTCGTACCCAGCTGATCTACGCAATTGCTGTAGGTGCTGTATCCATCCTCTTCGGCTTCCTGCCAGCAGGTCTCGGACTCTCCCCGATGATTACCCTGCCAGTAGGTCTTGCCGCAGTAGTTGGCATGCTCTACCTCTTCGGAAAACGACTGCCAGATGCAAGCTAA
- a CDS encoding DEAD/DEAH box helicase: protein MKEDKDIVAEYVDALRNSARLGDQVVYHKALPDTDALYAENRRPWVQAIKDMLAMQGITQLYAHQTLATDHIRAGRHVVVATPTASGKSLVYNLPVIERFLQDPDARGLYLFPLKALAQDQLKSFQSLTAHWPKEARPDAAIYDGDTTPHFRKKIRTKPPTVLMTNPEMLHLSILPYHEQWIEFLASLQFIVVDEVHTYRGVMGSHMAQLFRRLLRVCKQYGITPTFIFCSATVGNPAELCENLTGIAPTVITESGAPQGKRNFVFMDPHQSPSSTAISLLKSALMRNMRTIVYTQSRKMTELISMWAGQKSGAFKDKISAYRAGFLPEERREIEQKMASGELLAVISTSALELGIDIGALDLCILVGYPGSIMSTMQRGGRVGRKKQESAVVLVAGEDALDQYFMRHPKEFFTRPPESAVLNPHNPVILKRHLECAAAELTLRTSEEWMQEQEVIAAVHELEQCGLLLRDAEGTTIFAAKKRPHRHVDLRGAGNNFHIESEDGTVIGSVDGVKAFKETHPGAVYLHKGQTWSITELDFGTRTAKAKKGRVNYYTRTRCNKSTEILEVIDQTVVWGSRLCFGKLRVTEIISGFEKRSVQGGKLLGITPLELPPLVFETEGIWFEVPLGVQRKVEDEFLHFMGSIHALEHAMIGILPILVLTDRNDLGGISTPMHAQVGKPAVFVYDGMEGGAGLTRHAFTMAQEIFERTLATVRDCGCELGCPSCVHSPKCGSGNRPIDKVGSIFLLEEMAKGEFTPPEDEVFEVEQLPQPMTTPARIKPKVLKAEAGQTITPVLTDTDSSTVQFIDTPKRYAVLDIETQLSAQEVGGWHRADRMRVSVAVLYDSKEDKFIRYMEEDMPDLLEHLKEFDCIIGFNIIRFDYKVLSAYADYNLKSLPTLDLLDEIRKRLNYRVSLDNLGSATLNAPKSADGLQALKWWKEGKVEEIATYCEADVRITRDIYLYGKEHGYLLFTNKAKQKVRVPIAW, encoded by the coding sequence ATGAAAGAGGATAAGGATATAGTAGCGGAATACGTCGATGCATTACGGAACTCGGCGCGTCTTGGCGATCAGGTAGTCTATCATAAGGCATTGCCTGATACAGATGCACTGTACGCAGAGAATCGTCGTCCGTGGGTGCAGGCGATAAAAGATATGCTTGCTATGCAGGGCATCACGCAGTTGTATGCACACCAGACACTTGCCACAGATCATATTAGAGCAGGCAGACATGTTGTTGTGGCTACTCCCACAGCAAGTGGTAAAAGCCTTGTTTATAACCTGCCTGTCATCGAGCGTTTTTTACAAGACCCTGATGCGCGCGGGCTTTACTTATTTCCTTTGAAGGCGCTGGCACAGGATCAGCTAAAGTCGTTTCAGTCGCTAACGGCGCATTGGCCGAAAGAGGCACGTCCGGACGCCGCAATTTATGATGGTGACACCACGCCTCATTTCCGTAAAAAGATTCGAACAAAACCGCCTACTGTTTTGATGACGAATCCGGAAATGCTGCATCTTTCTATTCTTCCTTATCATGAACAGTGGATAGAGTTTCTTGCATCTCTCCAGTTTATTGTTGTGGATGAAGTTCATACGTATCGAGGCGTTATGGGCTCACACATGGCGCAGCTTTTCCGCAGATTACTCCGAGTATGTAAACAATACGGAATAACTCCGACCTTTATCTTTTGTTCTGCGACGGTGGGAAACCCTGCTGAGCTGTGTGAGAACCTGACCGGAATTGCTCCAACGGTAATAACGGAGAGCGGCGCCCCGCAGGGTAAGCGCAACTTTGTTTTTATGGACCCGCATCAGAGTCCTTCTTCCACGGCTATTTCTCTGCTTAAATCTGCTTTGATGCGGAATATGCGTACCATTGTATACACGCAGTCACGTAAGATGACTGAACTTATCAGTATGTGGGCAGGGCAAAAGTCCGGTGCCTTTAAAGATAAAATTTCCGCGTATCGCGCCGGCTTTCTTCCTGAGGAGCGGCGGGAAATTGAGCAAAAAATGGCGAGTGGAGAATTGCTTGCTGTTATCTCAACCAGTGCCTTGGAGCTTGGTATCGACATTGGTGCGCTCGATTTGTGTATTCTTGTAGGTTATCCCGGTTCTATTATGTCCACGATGCAGCGCGGTGGTCGCGTGGGACGTAAAAAACAGGAATCCGCTGTGGTGCTTGTGGCTGGCGAGGATGCTCTCGATCAGTATTTTATGCGTCACCCAAAAGAGTTTTTTACTCGTCCTCCTGAGTCGGCTGTACTGAACCCGCATAACCCTGTGATCTTGAAACGCCACCTTGAGTGTGCTGCAGCGGAACTCACGTTGCGTACTTCTGAAGAATGGATGCAGGAGCAGGAAGTTATAGCAGCTGTGCATGAATTGGAACAGTGCGGCCTTTTGCTCCGCGATGCAGAAGGTACAACCATTTTTGCAGCGAAAAAACGGCCACATCGGCATGTTGATCTTCGCGGTGCGGGGAACAATTTTCATATTGAATCAGAAGACGGCACAGTTATAGGCAGTGTTGACGGCGTGAAAGCGTTCAAGGAAACGCATCCCGGTGCAGTATATCTGCATAAAGGGCAGACATGGTCGATAACTGAGCTGGATTTCGGAACCCGCACAGCCAAAGCAAAAAAAGGTCGTGTGAACTACTACACGCGTACTCGCTGTAATAAGAGTACAGAGATCTTGGAAGTTATCGACCAGACTGTCGTGTGGGGATCGCGTCTTTGTTTCGGTAAGCTTCGTGTTACCGAAATTATCAGTGGCTTTGAAAAACGAAGTGTTCAAGGTGGTAAGCTGCTGGGTATTACTCCTCTTGAACTTCCACCGCTGGTCTTTGAAACTGAGGGCATTTGGTTTGAAGTTCCTCTTGGCGTACAACGCAAAGTTGAAGATGAGTTTTTGCACTTCATGGGCTCCATCCACGCCCTTGAACATGCGATGATAGGTATTTTGCCGATTCTTGTGCTGACAGATCGTAATGACCTTGGCGGCATATCTACTCCTATGCATGCACAAGTCGGTAAGCCCGCAGTTTTTGTCTATGACGGGATGGAAGGGGGTGCAGGTTTAACGCGCCATGCCTTCACGATGGCGCAGGAAATTTTTGAACGTACTCTCGCCACGGTTCGTGATTGCGGCTGTGAGCTTGGCTGTCCAAGTTGTGTGCACTCGCCAAAATGTGGTTCTGGTAATCGCCCTATCGACAAGGTCGGTAGCATCTTCCTTCTTGAGGAAATGGCAAAGGGAGAATTTACTCCGCCGGAAGATGAAGTTTTTGAAGTGGAGCAGCTTCCGCAACCGATGACAACTCCGGCACGCATCAAGCCAAAAGTTCTTAAGGCTGAAGCCGGACAGACAATAACTCCAGTGTTGACTGATACTGACTCTTCAACTGTGCAATTTATTGATACTCCAAAGCGCTATGCCGTACTCGACATTGAAACGCAGCTTTCCGCACAGGAAGTGGGGGGCTGGCATCGTGCTGATCGTATGCGAGTTTCCGTAGCGGTGCTTTATGATTCCAAAGAAGACAAGTTTATCCGATACATGGAAGAAGATATGCCGGACCTGCTTGAACACCTTAAAGAGTTTGATTGCATTATTGGGTTCAACATTATCCGTTTTGACTACAAGGTGCTTTCCGCTTACGCCGACTACAATTTGAAGTCGTTGCCTACGCTAGATTTACTCGATGAAATTCGTAAGAGATTGAATTATCGTGTGTCGCTCGACAATCTTGGTTCGGCAACGCTTAATGCGCCAAAGTCTGCAGATGGTCTGCAAGCGCTCAAGTGGTGGAAGGAAGGAAAAGTAGAAGAGATTGCCACTTACTGCGAAGCGGATGTACGTATCACTCGCGATATTTACTTGTACGGTAAGGAGCATGGCTATTTGCTCTTTACCAATAAGGCTAAGCAAAAGGTTCGTGTCCCCATTGCTTGGTAG
- the selB gene encoding selenocysteine-specific translation elongation factor, whose translation MPVVMGTAGHIDHGKTTLVKTLTGIDCDRLEEEKKRGITIELGFAFFDLPDGSKMGIVDVPGHEKFVKNMVAGASGIDFVMLVIAADEGVMPQTREHLEICSLLGIPTGFVALTKTDMVDEEWLELVQEDVKAFLQGSFLEDAPIFPVSSHTGEGLETIRDHITKLEKELTPQRRSDLFRMPVDRSFTMRGHGTVVTGTMVSGSLNIGDEVRFYPHDLLGKVRGLQSHGSAVETAPAGKRTAINIAGVEVADVHRGDVLARPDSLFPSDTWHVELTCLSSSPSPLKNRTEIHFHHGARDVLARLYFPDRDKLMPGETAICEVRFPEPMVGVANDRCVIRSFSPLRTVAGGKLLHPEAERLRKKNPHYEVIWNSLQELPKAEPEDRVRLHLAMAAEKGLSFARLCIFTDIETKKLEKILNLFGGKQEALCFDKEERQYIAGNVLNELSESCLDFMATFHKNEPMKAGLSRGMLASGWGKQLSPKLVHFLVERLIKAKSIVIDGDVLRLPTHKVSMAADQEGLRKTILEAYEKGGITPPNLKEVLEPLEVEVKEAVPVLKLMEENGEMVKVKDTLYYHAPALEKVKDMVREYLSNHDDMGPAELRDLTGLSRKYAIPLLEYFDRVRLTMRIGDKRQLRGTGGA comes from the coding sequence ATGCCTGTTGTAATGGGCACTGCCGGACATATTGATCATGGTAAAACCACGCTTGTAAAAACTCTCACCGGAATCGACTGCGACCGTTTAGAAGAAGAAAAAAAGCGCGGGATAACCATAGAATTAGGGTTTGCGTTCTTCGACCTGCCGGACGGCAGCAAGATGGGAATTGTAGACGTTCCTGGGCACGAAAAATTTGTTAAGAACATGGTTGCAGGTGCATCCGGCATCGACTTTGTAATGCTGGTTATTGCCGCGGATGAAGGTGTAATGCCGCAGACCCGCGAACACCTAGAAATCTGTTCACTCCTTGGCATTCCAACAGGATTCGTGGCGCTGACCAAAACAGATATGGTTGATGAGGAATGGCTTGAACTGGTACAGGAAGACGTAAAAGCATTCCTGCAAGGTTCTTTCCTTGAAGACGCACCGATATTTCCAGTATCTTCACATACAGGTGAAGGCCTTGAAACCATCCGTGACCACATCACCAAGCTGGAGAAAGAACTTACGCCACAACGTCGCTCTGACCTGTTCCGTATGCCGGTAGACAGATCCTTTACCATGCGCGGACACGGAACCGTTGTAACAGGCACCATGGTTTCCGGCTCCCTCAATATCGGTGACGAGGTGCGCTTCTACCCGCATGATCTTCTTGGCAAAGTACGCGGCCTGCAAAGTCATGGCAGTGCTGTTGAAACTGCACCAGCTGGCAAGCGTACCGCGATCAACATCGCCGGTGTTGAAGTGGCAGACGTGCACAGAGGTGATGTTCTCGCACGCCCTGACTCTCTGTTCCCTTCTGACACATGGCACGTTGAACTTACTTGCCTGTCTTCATCTCCGTCACCGCTTAAAAACCGTACAGAAATCCACTTCCACCACGGTGCTCGCGATGTTCTTGCCCGTTTGTATTTTCCTGACCGCGATAAGCTCATGCCCGGTGAAACCGCAATTTGTGAAGTCCGCTTCCCGGAACCGATGGTCGGCGTGGCAAACGACCGCTGCGTTATCCGTTCGTTCTCCCCGTTGCGTACTGTAGCTGGTGGCAAACTGCTGCATCCGGAAGCAGAACGTCTGCGTAAAAAGAATCCGCACTACGAAGTAATTTGGAACAGTCTACAGGAGCTTCCAAAAGCAGAGCCAGAAGACAGAGTGCGCCTGCACCTCGCAATGGCCGCTGAAAAAGGGCTTTCCTTTGCCCGCCTGTGCATCTTTACTGATATCGAAACCAAGAAGCTTGAAAAAATCCTCAACCTCTTTGGTGGAAAGCAGGAAGCACTTTGTTTCGACAAGGAAGAACGCCAGTACATTGCTGGCAACGTTCTTAATGAACTGTCCGAAAGCTGTCTCGACTTCATGGCAACGTTCCACAAAAACGAGCCAATGAAAGCCGGCCTTTCCCGAGGAATGCTTGCATCCGGCTGGGGTAAACAGCTGTCACCAAAGCTCGTGCACTTCCTTGTCGAACGCCTTATCAAAGCAAAATCTATCGTAATTGATGGTGATGTGCTGCGCCTGCCAACTCATAAAGTCTCCATGGCGGCAGATCAGGAAGGCTTACGCAAAACAATCCTTGAAGCTTACGAGAAAGGCGGTATCACCCCGCCAAATCTCAAAGAAGTCCTTGAACCTCTCGAAGTGGAAGTAAAAGAAGCAGTACCAGTACTTAAACTCATGGAAGAGAATGGGGAAATGGTAAAAGTAAAGGACACCCTTTACTACCACGCACCTGCGCTCGAAAAAGTTAAAGATATGGTGCGTGAATACCTTTCAAATCATGATGACATGGGACCTGCAGAGTTGCGTGACCTCACAGGGCTTTCACGAAAGTATGCAATTCCGCTGCTTGAATATTTTGACCGCGTACGCCTGACAATGCGTATCGGTGATAAGCGACAGCTTCGCGGTACAGGCGGAGCCTAG